A section of the Pseudophryne corroboree isolate aPseCor3 chromosome 11, aPseCor3.hap2, whole genome shotgun sequence genome encodes:
- the NPAS4 gene encoding neuronal PAS domain-containing protein 4 isoform X2, producing MYRSTKGASKARRDQINAEIRNLKDLLPISESDKVRLSYLHIMSLACIYTRKSVFFSRDQQVNELEGLLSSQDLQDFVHNLPGFLLTYTSEGKLIYVSENVIDHLGHSMVDLVAQGDSIYDIIDPSDHFVMRNQLALPSSLESERMFRCRFNTSKTARRQSAGNKLVLIRGMFQQSPSGTYWSSNPVFTALCIPLDPKPRITHNHFLADIFESRHAKNLSVLDVPAESTILHLGYEKNELVGKSWYSLIHPEDLTQLSTQHYRLLNESTECRAEVVVRLQRNDQQWIWVYSLMLLENNEAPITSYNYIISEAEAWCLRQQLTSEESPLTFSVGGPPSYQETLLSPADLSSPDQVFTPLTNTPTSITQSFEFSEPVSVSPEDPILCQNTTPLMEDAVAAEGQLENQSLFSLYQPAPYDQNLSRDQVGTVPPKDFTCTPPYTPHQNCTFLFGAPENAPQTSSEKDSTTLNPELYYSYCSSLYEKLPPTPDSPGDGGDCTVMTVPEIPGPLFVDLPMLPDGLVTPETSPINQAIFRYSEQEKNEIDLLVKQIGSLANVFSNVATKDIPCSESMALSGHGLACRSVSLPTSLQDTDISLNFPRSWKSIDLSLFLACQEQSIPTGSHPVCSLFKDFPDSPPFAATGSPCSPMEEDEVGGDLSVSPSITSNVTTDLSPEECNFLEELMSYKTDLEAGASEIQCDRFNDELYQLQFQLQDGFHQDGSGKPSF from the exons ATGTACAGGTCTACCAAAGGCGCCTCAAAAGCCAGAAGGGATCAGATTAATGCAGAGATTCGAAACTTGAAAGATCTCCTTCCTATCTCTGAAAGCGACAAAGTGCGGCTATCttaccttcacatcatgtcacttgctTGTATTTATACCAGAAAGTCTGTTTTCTTCTCAAGAG ATCAACAGGTAAATGAGTTAGAAGGTCTGCTTTCCAGCCAAGACTTACAAGATTTTGTCCACAACCTTCCTGGATTTCTGCTAACTTATACAAGTGAAGGGAAGCTGATATATGTATCAGAAAATGTGATTGATCATCTAGGACATTCAATG GTTGATTTGGTCGCCCAAGGAGATAGCATCTATGACATCATTGACCCGTCTGATCATTTTGTCATGAGAAATCAGCTGGCTCTCCCATCTTCTCTTGAAAGTG AGAGAATGTTCAGGTGCAGATTCAATACTTCAAAGACAGCCAGGAGACAGAGTGCCGGTAACAAGCTCGTCCTCATAAGAGGAATGTTTCAGCAGTCCCCATCTGGCACCTACTGGTCATCTAATCCAGTTTTCACAGCCCTCTGCATTCCTCTTGACCCAAAGCCAAGAATAACCCACAACCATTTCCTAGCAGACATTTTTGAGAGTCGTCATGCCAAGAACCTTTCCGTGCTTGATGTACCAGCAGAGag TACCATTTTGCACTTGGGCTACGAGAAGAATGAGTTGGTCGGCAAGTCGTGGTACAGCCTAATTCATCCTGAAGATCTCACCCAACTCTCCACACAGCATTACAGACTAC TAAACGAGTCTACTGAATGCAGAGCAGAAGTGGTTGTACGTCTGCAGAGAAATGATCAACAATGGATATGGGTGTATTCTCTCATGTTACTGGAAAACAATGAAGCCCCAATTACTTCATATAACTACATAATAAG TGAGGCTGAGGCCTGGTGTTTGAGACAGCAGCTGACTTCAGAAGAGTCTCCGCTTACATTTTCAGTGGGTGGTCCTCCTTCATACCAAGAGACTCTACTTTCCCCAGCAGACCTTTCCAGCCCAGATCAAGTCTTCACTCCCCTCACAAATACACCTACAAGCATCACCCAGTCCTTTGAGTTCTCAGAGCCTGTGTCTGTCAGCCCAGAAGACCCAATCTTGTGCCAGAATACTACACCACTTATGGAAGATGCAGTTGCTGCTGAGGGACAATTAGAAAACCAATCTCTCTTTTCACTTTATCAACCAGCACCATATGATCAGAACTTGAGCAGGGATCAGGTTGGAACAGTACCTCCCAAAGATTTCACCTGCACTCCTCCATACACTCCACACCAAAACTGTACATTCCTCTTTGGGGCTCCAGAAAATGCTCCTCAGACATCTTCTGAAAAGGACTCTACTACCCTAAACCCAGAACTGTATTACTCTTATTGCAGCTCCCTCTATGAGAAGCTGCCCCCAACTCCAGATAGTCCTGGGGATGGAGGAGACTGCACAGTGATGACAGTACCAGAAATCCCTGGCCCTCTCTTTGTTGATCTGCCAATGCTTCCTGATGGGTTAGTAACCCCAGAAACATCACCCATCAACCAAGCAATCTTCAGGTATTCAGAACAAGAGAAGAATGAGATAGATCTCTTGGTTAAACAGATTGGCTCTTTGGCCAATGTCTTCAGTAATGTGGCTACTAAAGATATCCCATGCTCTGAGAGCATGGCATTGAGTGGTCATGGACTGGCATGCCGAAGTGTTTCCCTCCCTACTAGTCTTCAAGATACAGATATTAGTCTTAATTTTCCTCGATCCTGGAAGAGCATTGACCTTTCTCTGTTCTTGGCATGTCAAGAGCAATCTATCCCCACCGGCAGCCATCCGGTTTGCAGCCTTTTCAAAGACTTCCCTGATTCTCCACCTTTTGCAGCCACGGGGTCTCCCTGCAGCCCCATGGAAGAAGATGAAGTAGGAGGGGACCTCTCCGTATCTCCATCTATAACTTCGAATGTGACGACTGATCTGTCGCCAGAAGAATGTAACTTTTTAGAGGAACTGATGTCCTACAAAACAGACCTTGAGGCAGGTGCCTCAGAGATTCAATGTGACCGGTTTAATGATGAGTTGTATCAACTCCAGTTTCAGCTGCAAGACGGCTTCCATCAAG ATGGAAGTGGAAAACCTTCGTTTTGA
- the NPAS4 gene encoding neuronal PAS domain-containing protein 4 isoform X1, whose protein sequence is MYRSTKGASKARRDQINAEIRNLKDLLPISESDKVRLSYLHIMSLACIYTRKSVFFSRDQQVNELEGLLSSQDLQDFVHNLPGFLLTYTSEGKLIYVSENVIDHLGHSMVDLVAQGDSIYDIIDPSDHFVMRNQLALPSSLESERMFRCRFNTSKTARRQSAGNKLVLIRGMFQQSPSGTYWSSNPVFTALCIPLDPKPRITHNHFLADIFESRHAKNLSVLDVPAESTILHLGYEKNELVGKSWYSLIHPEDLTQLSTQHYRLLNESTECRAEVVVRLQRNDQQWIWVYSLMLLENNEAPITSYNYIISEAEAWCLRQQLTSEESPLTFSVGGPPSYQETLLSPADLSSPDQVFTPLTNTPTSITQSFEFSEPVSVSPEDPILCQNTTPLMEDAVAAEGQLENQSLFSLYQPAPYDQNLSRDQVGTVPPKDFTCTPPYTPHQNCTFLFGAPENAPQTSSEKDSTTLNPELYYSYCSSLYEKLPPTPDSPGDGGDCTVMTVPEIPGPLFVDLPMLPDGLVTPETSPINQAIFRYSEQEKNEIDLLVKQIGSLANVFSNVATKDIPCSESMALSGHGLACRSVSLPTSLQDTDISLNFPRSWKSIDLSLFLACQEQSIPTGSHPVCSLFKDFPDSPPFAATGSPCSPMEEDEVGGDLSVSPSITSNVTTDLSPEECNFLEELMSYKTDLEAGASEIQCDRFNDELYQLQFQLQDGFHQGEQLIRAMSGYMLDHYEKHETSPKIRLSDAQSCTSVK, encoded by the exons ATGTACAGGTCTACCAAAGGCGCCTCAAAAGCCAGAAGGGATCAGATTAATGCAGAGATTCGAAACTTGAAAGATCTCCTTCCTATCTCTGAAAGCGACAAAGTGCGGCTATCttaccttcacatcatgtcacttgctTGTATTTATACCAGAAAGTCTGTTTTCTTCTCAAGAG ATCAACAGGTAAATGAGTTAGAAGGTCTGCTTTCCAGCCAAGACTTACAAGATTTTGTCCACAACCTTCCTGGATTTCTGCTAACTTATACAAGTGAAGGGAAGCTGATATATGTATCAGAAAATGTGATTGATCATCTAGGACATTCAATG GTTGATTTGGTCGCCCAAGGAGATAGCATCTATGACATCATTGACCCGTCTGATCATTTTGTCATGAGAAATCAGCTGGCTCTCCCATCTTCTCTTGAAAGTG AGAGAATGTTCAGGTGCAGATTCAATACTTCAAAGACAGCCAGGAGACAGAGTGCCGGTAACAAGCTCGTCCTCATAAGAGGAATGTTTCAGCAGTCCCCATCTGGCACCTACTGGTCATCTAATCCAGTTTTCACAGCCCTCTGCATTCCTCTTGACCCAAAGCCAAGAATAACCCACAACCATTTCCTAGCAGACATTTTTGAGAGTCGTCATGCCAAGAACCTTTCCGTGCTTGATGTACCAGCAGAGag TACCATTTTGCACTTGGGCTACGAGAAGAATGAGTTGGTCGGCAAGTCGTGGTACAGCCTAATTCATCCTGAAGATCTCACCCAACTCTCCACACAGCATTACAGACTAC TAAACGAGTCTACTGAATGCAGAGCAGAAGTGGTTGTACGTCTGCAGAGAAATGATCAACAATGGATATGGGTGTATTCTCTCATGTTACTGGAAAACAATGAAGCCCCAATTACTTCATATAACTACATAATAAG TGAGGCTGAGGCCTGGTGTTTGAGACAGCAGCTGACTTCAGAAGAGTCTCCGCTTACATTTTCAGTGGGTGGTCCTCCTTCATACCAAGAGACTCTACTTTCCCCAGCAGACCTTTCCAGCCCAGATCAAGTCTTCACTCCCCTCACAAATACACCTACAAGCATCACCCAGTCCTTTGAGTTCTCAGAGCCTGTGTCTGTCAGCCCAGAAGACCCAATCTTGTGCCAGAATACTACACCACTTATGGAAGATGCAGTTGCTGCTGAGGGACAATTAGAAAACCAATCTCTCTTTTCACTTTATCAACCAGCACCATATGATCAGAACTTGAGCAGGGATCAGGTTGGAACAGTACCTCCCAAAGATTTCACCTGCACTCCTCCATACACTCCACACCAAAACTGTACATTCCTCTTTGGGGCTCCAGAAAATGCTCCTCAGACATCTTCTGAAAAGGACTCTACTACCCTAAACCCAGAACTGTATTACTCTTATTGCAGCTCCCTCTATGAGAAGCTGCCCCCAACTCCAGATAGTCCTGGGGATGGAGGAGACTGCACAGTGATGACAGTACCAGAAATCCCTGGCCCTCTCTTTGTTGATCTGCCAATGCTTCCTGATGGGTTAGTAACCCCAGAAACATCACCCATCAACCAAGCAATCTTCAGGTATTCAGAACAAGAGAAGAATGAGATAGATCTCTTGGTTAAACAGATTGGCTCTTTGGCCAATGTCTTCAGTAATGTGGCTACTAAAGATATCCCATGCTCTGAGAGCATGGCATTGAGTGGTCATGGACTGGCATGCCGAAGTGTTTCCCTCCCTACTAGTCTTCAAGATACAGATATTAGTCTTAATTTTCCTCGATCCTGGAAGAGCATTGACCTTTCTCTGTTCTTGGCATGTCAAGAGCAATCTATCCCCACCGGCAGCCATCCGGTTTGCAGCCTTTTCAAAGACTTCCCTGATTCTCCACCTTTTGCAGCCACGGGGTCTCCCTGCAGCCCCATGGAAGAAGATGAAGTAGGAGGGGACCTCTCCGTATCTCCATCTATAACTTCGAATGTGACGACTGATCTGTCGCCAGAAGAATGTAACTTTTTAGAGGAACTGATGTCCTACAAAACAGACCTTGAGGCAGGTGCCTCAGAGATTCAATGTGACCGGTTTAATGATGAGTTGTATCAACTCCAGTTTCAGCTGCAAGACGGCTTCCATCAAGGTGAGCAATTAATAAGAGCTATGTCAGGTTACATGTTAGATCATTATGAAAAACATGAAACAAGTCCTAAAATTAGACTATCAGATGCACAATCATGTACAAGTGTTAAATAG